The following are encoded together in the Pseudanabaena sp. FACHB-2040 genome:
- a CDS encoding carbamoyltransferase HypF, with product MSISPFTSQHEAHSLKAEQIRVEGTIYGVEFGRIVYRLAKQGGLRGEVCSDSTSVYIVVLGKPQAIDRLVTDLRSHPSFSTAIQAITRTPYEGNLTFSDFNIISSQPSPIQTLMPPDAATCLDCQREIFDPHSRYYRYPFTSCTSCGPRLSILPAPPAVRTQTSLAAFPLCAACQQETQDANDRRFQSLSAACPRCGPHVRLARPDGSPVDTANLSSLDDLDAVCTLLLQGDIVAIKGLSGVQLACDATNEVTVRRLRQQSSGRPLTLMARNLPMVERYCQVSPEEKALLESPVAPVVLLPSKVGQLPGFWLEAEFLSFHRGDFADQIPSSWEAESTGLPSTSEAASDNPPNSAQTPQSRALKPIAPSVAPGQRRLGFMLPYTPLHHLMLQRLDRPIVLTSDGLADLPLDLSSEAAKAQLAPLIDYVLLHNLDIVNPAPDSVVQVSEGQIQVLQRGRGYALCPINLPEGFEQAPPLLALGDDQNNTLCRVQDGQALLSQPISDLKNSKSYQTYQQTLDSFDQIFADRPEIVAVDQQPNYRSTQLGLSLSQRSREGAGGALRIHSIQHHHAHIAACMAENGLPLKTPPVLGIALDGLGFGDDGTLWGGEFLLADYRGYRRLATFKPVALFGGEQAIYQPWRSTYAHLKSAFDWAELLAACGDLELIKFLSGQPQVPPEMMMNQDLEVVYSPLASSAGRLFDAVAAAVGLCREGAAYEGQGAVELEALIESDHLYRAVVPYPFEAVARSEDRLWILEPRSMWLSLLADLMQNVDAAVISARFHVGLAAAIAALTRTLQDEHPFTLVALTGGVFQNQILALEVKQRLGDLGLTVLTHSKVPPNNGGVSLGQAVIAAARHLASAL from the coding sequence ATGAGTATTTCTCCATTTACCTCTCAACACGAAGCACACAGCCTTAAGGCCGAGCAAATTCGAGTTGAGGGAACCATCTACGGAGTAGAGTTTGGGCGAATTGTCTACCGACTGGCCAAACAGGGGGGCCTGAGGGGGGAAGTGTGCAGCGATAGCACCAGCGTTTATATCGTTGTGCTGGGAAAGCCGCAGGCCATCGATAGGCTGGTAACCGACTTGCGATCGCACCCCTCCTTTTCAACCGCCATCCAGGCCATCACCCGCACACCCTACGAAGGCAACCTGACGTTCTCAGATTTCAACATTATTTCCAGCCAGCCCAGCCCGATTCAGACTCTGATGCCGCCCGATGCAGCAACCTGCCTCGACTGCCAGCGCGAGATCTTCGATCCTCACAGCCGCTACTATCGCTACCCCTTCACCAGCTGTACCAGCTGCGGCCCTCGCCTGAGCATTCTGCCAGCGCCTCCCGCCGTGCGTACTCAAACGAGTCTGGCAGCATTTCCTTTGTGCGCTGCCTGCCAGCAAGAGACCCAAGATGCCAATGACCGTCGCTTTCAATCGCTATCTGCTGCCTGTCCCCGCTGCGGCCCTCACGTCCGGCTAGCGCGCCCAGATGGGAGCCCAGTTGATACTGCCAACCTCTCCTCTTTAGATGACCTAGATGCGGTTTGCACCCTGCTGCTCCAGGGAGATATTGTGGCGATTAAAGGGCTGAGCGGCGTGCAGCTAGCCTGCGATGCCACCAACGAAGTCACTGTTCGCAGACTGCGCCAGCAGAGTTCTGGCAGGCCCCTGACCCTGATGGCGCGGAACTTGCCGATGGTCGAACGTTACTGCCAAGTCAGCCCAGAAGAAAAAGCGCTGCTAGAGAGTCCGGTGGCTCCGGTTGTCTTATTGCCGTCAAAGGTGGGCCAGCTTCCCGGTTTTTGGCTAGAAGCTGAGTTTTTGAGCTTTCACCGAGGCGATTTTGCCGATCAAATTCCTAGCTCTTGGGAAGCCGAAAGCACAGGGCTGCCGTCAACATCAGAGGCCGCTTCAGACAATCCACCCAATAGCGCCCAAACCCCTCAGAGCAGAGCTTTAAAGCCCATTGCACCCTCCGTTGCCCCCGGCCAACGCCGCCTTGGGTTCATGCTGCCCTACACCCCCCTGCACCACCTGATGCTGCAGCGCCTCGATCGGCCCATCGTACTGACTTCAGATGGCTTAGCCGACCTTCCCCTCGACCTCAGCTCCGAGGCAGCCAAAGCGCAGCTAGCCCCTCTGATCGACTACGTTTTGCTGCACAACTTAGACATCGTTAATCCGGCCCCCGACTCTGTAGTGCAGGTGAGCGAAGGTCAGATACAGGTACTGCAGCGGGGTCGGGGCTACGCGCTCTGCCCCATTAACCTGCCAGAGGGATTTGAACAGGCTCCCCCCCTGTTGGCCCTAGGCGATGACCAAAACAACACCCTCTGCCGAGTGCAGGACGGCCAAGCCCTGCTTTCTCAGCCCATCAGCGACCTCAAGAACAGCAAGTCCTACCAGACCTATCAGCAAACGCTTGACTCGTTTGACCAAATTTTTGCCGATCGGCCCGAGATTGTTGCCGTAGATCAGCAGCCCAACTACCGCTCAACTCAGCTGGGCCTATCCCTCAGCCAGCGCTCCCGCGAGGGCGCTGGCGGGGCGCTGCGAATTCACTCTATCCAGCACCACCATGCCCACATCGCCGCCTGCATGGCAGAAAACGGCCTGCCTCTAAAGACACCGCCTGTCTTAGGAATTGCCCTCGACGGCCTAGGCTTTGGCGACGATGGCACGCTCTGGGGAGGCGAGTTTCTGCTAGCAGACTACCGAGGCTACCGGCGGCTGGCAACCTTTAAGCCTGTAGCTCTGTTTGGCGGTGAGCAGGCCATCTACCAGCCCTGGCGCAGCACCTATGCTCATCTCAAGAGCGCCTTTGACTGGGCCGAACTGCTGGCTGCCTGTGGAGATTTGGAGCTGATTAAATTCCTCTCAGGCCAGCCTCAAGTGCCGCCAGAGATGATGATGAATCAAGATCTAGAGGTTGTGTACTCGCCTCTCGCCTCTTCAGCCGGGCGACTGTTTGATGCGGTCGCTGCCGCTGTGGGTCTTTGCCGAGAAGGGGCAGCCTACGAAGGCCAGGGAGCTGTAGAGCTAGAAGCCCTTATTGAATCTGACCACCTTTATCGAGCTGTCGTCCCCTACCCCTTCGAAGCCGTCGCCCGCTCCGAAGACAGGCTGTGGATATTAGAGCCGCGCTCTATGTGGCTGTCACTGCTGGCCGACCTCATGCAAAACGTCGATGCGGCAGTCATCTCAGCTCGATTTCATGTTGGGCTAGCGGCTGCGATCGCAGCCCTCACCCGCACCCTTCAAGACGAACACCCGTTCACCCTAGTCGCCCTAACTGGCGGCGTCTTCCAAAATCAGATCCTGGCGCTAGAAGTCAAACAACGCCTCGGAGACCTCGGTTTGACTGTCCTCACCCACAGCAAAGTCCCCCCTAACAATGGGGGGGTGTCCCTGGGGCAAGCAGTTATTGCAGCAGCTCGGCATTTGGCCTCTGCACTGTAG